In the Dama dama isolate Ldn47 chromosome 13, ASM3311817v1, whole genome shotgun sequence genome, one interval contains:
- the ZFAND6 gene encoding AN1-type zinc finger protein 6 isoform X2 — MAQETNHSQVPMLCSTGCGFYGNPRTNGMCSVCYKEHLQRQNSSNGRISPPAPSVTSLSESLPVQCTDGSVPEAQSALDSTASSMQPSPVSNQSLLSESVASSQVDSTSVDKAIPETEDLQASISETAQQASEEQSKSLEKPKQKKNRCFMCRKKVGLTGFECRCGNVYCGVHRYSDVHNCSYNYKADAAEKIRKENPVVVGEKIQKI; from the exons ATGGCTCAAGAAACTAATCACAGCCAAGTGCCTATGCTTTGTTCCACTGGCTGCGGATTTTATGGAAACCCTCGTACGAATGGCATGTGTTCAGTGTGCTATAAAGAACATCTTCAAAGACAGAATAGTAGTAATGGTAGAATAAGTCCACCTG CGCCTTCTGTCACAAGTCTGTCTGAGTCCTTACCAGTCCAGTGCACAGACGGTAGTGTCCCAGAGGCTCAGTCAGCGCTAGACTCAACAGCTTCATCTATGCAGCCAAG ccCTGTGTCAAATCAGTCACTTTTATCAGAATCTGTAGCGTCTTCCCAAGTGGACAGTACATCTGTGGACAAAGCAATACCTGAAACAGAAGACCTGCAAG cttCCATATCAGAAACGGCACAGCAGGCATCTGAAGAGCAAAGCAAGTCTCttgaaaaaccaaaacagaaaaagaatcgcTGTTTCATGTGCAGAAAGAAAGTGGGACTTACTG GGTTTGAATGCCGGTGTGGAAATGTTTACTGTGGTGTACACCGTTACTCAGATGTACACAATTGCTCTTACAATTACAAAGCTGATGCTGCtgagaaaatcagaaaagaaaatccagTAGTTGTTGGTGAAAAGATCCAGAAGATTTGA
- the ZFAND6 gene encoding AN1-type zinc finger protein 6 isoform X1, which produces MAQETNHSQVPMLCSTGCGFYGNPRTNGMCSVCYKEHLQRQNSSNGRISPPDKVPARPGHRVTNVRCGPVAAPSVTSLSESLPVQCTDGSVPEAQSALDSTASSMQPSPVSNQSLLSESVASSQVDSTSVDKAIPETEDLQASISETAQQASEEQSKSLEKPKQKKNRCFMCRKKVGLTGFECRCGNVYCGVHRYSDVHNCSYNYKADAAEKIRKENPVVVGEKIQKI; this is translated from the exons ATGGCTCAAGAAACTAATCACAGCCAAGTGCCTATGCTTTGTTCCACTGGCTGCGGATTTTATGGAAACCCTCGTACGAATGGCATGTGTTCAGTGTGCTATAAAGAACATCTTCAAAGACAGAATAGTAGTAATGGTAGAATAAGTCCACCTG ATAAGGTGCCAGCCCGCCCAGGGCACAGAGTCACTAACGTGCGATGTGGTCCTGTTGCAGCGCCTTCTGTCACAAGTCTGTCTGAGTCCTTACCAGTCCAGTGCACAGACGGTAGTGTCCCAGAGGCTCAGTCAGCGCTAGACTCAACAGCTTCATCTATGCAGCCAAG ccCTGTGTCAAATCAGTCACTTTTATCAGAATCTGTAGCGTCTTCCCAAGTGGACAGTACATCTGTGGACAAAGCAATACCTGAAACAGAAGACCTGCAAG cttCCATATCAGAAACGGCACAGCAGGCATCTGAAGAGCAAAGCAAGTCTCttgaaaaaccaaaacagaaaaagaatcgcTGTTTCATGTGCAGAAAGAAAGTGGGACTTACTG GGTTTGAATGCCGGTGTGGAAATGTTTACTGTGGTGTACACCGTTACTCAGATGTACACAATTGCTCTTACAATTACAAAGCTGATGCTGCtgagaaaatcagaaaagaaaatccagTAGTTGTTGGTGAAAAGATCCAGAAGATTTGA